A window of the Salvelinus alpinus chromosome 25, SLU_Salpinus.1, whole genome shotgun sequence genome harbors these coding sequences:
- the slc25a47b gene encoding solute carrier family 25 member 47-B isoform X2: protein MHFADFVAGSVGGAFGVAVGYPLDTVKANGFYRGMSMPVTTVSISSSVVFGVYRNVLQCLHQLRSTSTGLDFLPAKVDFFLSGLSGGVAQVSVMAPADIVKVRMQCQMVHQGLDAQQPKYRGPMHCLLTIAREEGFLGLYKGAGALALRDGPSFATYFTIYHVICEQLSPPGNTQPEWNVVLLAGGLSGMCGWCIGTPMDVIKSRLQVDGMGKRRYTGFFHCIAQSIRTEGPGVLFKGLGLNCIRAFPVNMSVFAMYEVVVRLLRPKT, encoded by the exons ATGCATTTTGCAGATTTCGTTGCTGGTTCCGTTGGAG GAGCCTTTGGAGTGGCTGTGGGGTATCCTTTGGACACAGTGAAG GCGAATGGATTCTACAGGGGCATGTCCATGCCAGTCACCACTGTGTCCATCAGCTCCTCTGTAGTGTTTGGCGTCTACAGAAATGTCCTGCAGTGTTTACATCAACTACGATCCACCTCCACAGGTTTGGATTTTCTGCCAGCCAAAGTGGACTTCTTCTTGTCCGGGTTGTCAGGAGGTGTTGCCCAG gtatctgtgatggCACCAGCTGACATAGTAAAAGTACGGATGCAGTGCCAGATGGTACACCAAGGCTTGGACGCTCAGCAACCCAAGTATCGCGGCCCAATGCACTGTCTGCTGACCATCGCTCGTGAAGAGGGCTTCCTCGGACTGTACAAGGGAGCTGGTGCCCTCGCCCTGCGAGACGGCCCCTCCTTTGCCACCTACTTCACTATTTACCACGTTATCTGTGAGCAGCTATCCCCACCTGGGAATACCCAGCCAG AGTGGAACGTGGTTCTGCTTGCTGGTGGACTGTCAGGGATGTGTGGCTGGTGCATAGGGACACCCATGGACGTGATCAAATCCCGTTTGCAGGTGGATGGTATGGGCAAGAGGAGATACACAGGTTTCTTCCACTGCATCGCACAGAGCATACGCACTGAGGGGCCAGGCGTTCTCTTCAAAGGCCTGGGCCTCAATTGCATACGGGCCTTCCCTGTCAACATGTCCGTGTTCGCCATGTACGAGGTGGTTGTGCGCCTCCTCCGACCGAAAACTTGA
- the slc25a47b gene encoding solute carrier family 25 member 47-B isoform X1, translating into MHFADFVAGSVGGAFGVAVGYPLDTVKVRIQTQRRFTGVWQCIHTTWKTEGANGFYRGMSMPVTTVSISSSVVFGVYRNVLQCLHQLRSTSTGLDFLPAKVDFFLSGLSGGVAQVSVMAPADIVKVRMQCQMVHQGLDAQQPKYRGPMHCLLTIAREEGFLGLYKGAGALALRDGPSFATYFTIYHVICEQLSPPGNTQPEWNVVLLAGGLSGMCGWCIGTPMDVIKSRLQVDGMGKRRYTGFFHCIAQSIRTEGPGVLFKGLGLNCIRAFPVNMSVFAMYEVVVRLLRPKT; encoded by the exons ATGCATTTTGCAGATTTCGTTGCTGGTTCCGTTGGAG GAGCCTTTGGAGTGGCTGTGGGGTATCCTTTGGACACAGTGAAG GTGAGAATACAGACACAAAGGAGATTCACAGGAGTTTGGCAATGTATTCATACTACATGGAAGACAGAAGGG GCGAATGGATTCTACAGGGGCATGTCCATGCCAGTCACCACTGTGTCCATCAGCTCCTCTGTAGTGTTTGGCGTCTACAGAAATGTCCTGCAGTGTTTACATCAACTACGATCCACCTCCACAGGTTTGGATTTTCTGCCAGCCAAAGTGGACTTCTTCTTGTCCGGGTTGTCAGGAGGTGTTGCCCAG gtatctgtgatggCACCAGCTGACATAGTAAAAGTACGGATGCAGTGCCAGATGGTACACCAAGGCTTGGACGCTCAGCAACCCAAGTATCGCGGCCCAATGCACTGTCTGCTGACCATCGCTCGTGAAGAGGGCTTCCTCGGACTGTACAAGGGAGCTGGTGCCCTCGCCCTGCGAGACGGCCCCTCCTTTGCCACCTACTTCACTATTTACCACGTTATCTGTGAGCAGCTATCCCCACCTGGGAATACCCAGCCAG AGTGGAACGTGGTTCTGCTTGCTGGTGGACTGTCAGGGATGTGTGGCTGGTGCATAGGGACACCCATGGACGTGATCAAATCCCGTTTGCAGGTGGATGGTATGGGCAAGAGGAGATACACAGGTTTCTTCCACTGCATCGCACAGAGCATACGCACTGAGGGGCCAGGCGTTCTCTTCAAAGGCCTGGGCCTCAATTGCATACGGGCCTTCCCTGTCAACATGTCCGTGTTCGCCATGTACGAGGTGGTTGTGCGCCTCCTCCGACCGAAAACTTGA